The bacterium genomic interval ACGCATTACGCGCCGCTCCCAAGGAAATAGAAAATAGAAAATAGAAAATAGTATTCCACGCGCGTTTTGGCGCTGAGTTGCGTCAATTCGATTTCGGACGCGCCCCGGTTCATGACGTTCACGTTTTCCACCTCGACTATCGGAAAGCAAAACATTTCGTGCGATTCCACTCCATCCTCGATTCTCAATCCTCGATCCTCTTCCCAGCCACATCGCGCGCCATTTCAATGTCCCGACTCATTTGTTCCACCAGTTCTTCGGTGCTTTCATATTTCGTCTCGTCGCGAAGGCGCGAAAGAAAATGAATCGCGATCGTCTCGCCATACAGATCGATGTCGGGATGTTCGAGCATATGCGCCTCGATGGAAAGCCGCCCGTCGCCGAACGTCGGGTTCGTGCCGATATTGACCGCCGCCGCGTACCGGTGCGCGCCGCGCTCCGCGATCGCCGCGTATACGCCGCCGCGCGGAATCGTCTCCCACGGAGTCCGGATGTTCGCGGTCGGCACGCCAAGCCCGCGCCCGCGCCCGTGACCGCGCGACACCGTGCCGCGAACGAAAAAGGGCCGTGTCAGAAGGCGTGCCGCCTCTTCCATCTGGCCCGCGGCGACCAGATCGCGGATGCGCGTGGACGACACCGGCGCGTCGCCCTCGATCACCGGCCCGACGCGCTCCACATCGAATCCGCGCGCCGCGCCGATCCCGGCGAGCATGGCCGCGTCGCCGGAGGCGTCCTGGCCGAACCGGAAATCGTAGCCGACGACGACATGGCGCGCGCGAAGCTGATCCGCGAGCGCGGAAGCCGCCCATACGCGGGCGGGCATGTCCGCGACCTCGCGCGTGAACGGCTGCACGGCGACAAGATCCGCGCCGGCCTCCTCCAGCAGACGCACTTTTTCGTCGTGCGGATAAAGAAGCGGCGGCGCTTTTTCCGCGTCGAGCAATTTGATCGGGTGCGGGTCGAACGTCAGCGCCACAGCGACCGCGCCGGCGGCGCGCGCCGTCTCACGCACGCGCGCAAGAATCTGCCGGTGGCCAAGGTGCACGCCGTCGAAATTGCCGATCGTCACCACGGCCCCGTTCGCGGCGGGCAGCGGCGCGGAAAGAACGAGCACGTTAGGCATCGATCGCTCCAAGAATGAGCGCCGGCGGCGATACCTCGCGTTCTGCGATACTGACCGCGCCGGCGAGGCGTTTGGCCGCGCGCCCGGCGTCGTCATCGTTCGCCGCGTGCACCGTCCCGATCGCCTCGCCCGCGCGCACGCGGTCGCCCACTTTTTTCGCGAGCACGAAACCGACGGACGGATCGACGCGGCCGCCCA includes:
- a CDS encoding bifunctional riboflavin kinase/FAD synthetase; this translates as MPNVLVLSAPLPAANGAVVTIGNFDGVHLGHRQILARVRETARAAGAVAVALTFDPHPIKLLDAEKAPPLLYPHDEKVRLLEEAGADLVAVQPFTREVADMPARVWAASALADQLRARHVVVGYDFRFGQDASGDAAMLAGIGAARGFDVERVGPVIEGDAPVSSTRIRDLVAAGQMEEAARLLTRPFFVRGTVSRGHGRGRGLGVPTANIRTPWETIPRGGVYAAIAERGAHRYAAAVNIGTNPTFGDGRLSIEAHMLEHPDIDLYGETIAIHFLSRLRDETKYESTEELVEQMSRDIEMARDVAGKRIED